A portion of the Chitinophagales bacterium genome contains these proteins:
- the gap gene encoding type I glyceraldehyde-3-phosphate dehydrogenase, which translates to MSTVKVAINGFGRIGRLVYRQIFEMDGIDVVAINDLTSPKVLAHLLKYDSAQGRFNADVRSTENSIIVNGNEINIYTQKNPAEIPWRQHDVDVVLECTGFFTDKEKASAHLTAGAKRVVISAPATGDLKTIVFNVNHDILDGSETIISCASCTTNCLAPMAKVLNDSFGIEMGLMTTIHAYTNDQNTQDSPHPKGDLRRARAAAVNIVPNSTGAAKAIGLVLPELKGKLDGTAQRVPTITGSLTELTTVLNKKTTIQEVNAAMKASSNESFGYTEDEIVSSDVIGITYGSLFDGTQTKVMSMGEKQLVKTVSWYDNEMSYVSQLVRTVHYFATLIEKEAFQAERA; encoded by the coding sequence ATGTCAACAGTAAAAGTTGCAATAAATGGATTCGGAAGGATTGGCCGCCTGGTATACCGGCAGATATTTGAAATGGATGGCATAGATGTGGTTGCCATCAATGACCTTACAAGCCCTAAGGTATTAGCACATTTATTAAAATACGATTCAGCGCAGGGTAGATTTAATGCTGATGTAAGGTCTACTGAAAATTCCATTATTGTAAACGGTAATGAAATCAATATTTATACACAAAAAAACCCTGCAGAAATTCCATGGAGGCAGCACGATGTGGATGTGGTACTTGAATGCACTGGTTTCTTTACCGATAAGGAAAAGGCTTCCGCTCATCTTACTGCCGGCGCAAAGCGGGTGGTAATTTCAGCTCCTGCTACAGGAGATTTAAAGACCATCGTTTTTAATGTGAATCACGATATCCTCGACGGAAGCGAAACAATTATCTCCTGCGCTTCCTGCACTACCAATTGTCTTGCTCCTATGGCAAAAGTGCTGAACGACAGTTTCGGCATTGAGATGGGCCTGATGACCACTATTCACGCCTATACCAACGACCAGAATACACAGGATTCTCCGCACCCAAAAGGCGACCTTCGCCGCGCCAGGGCAGCCGCAGTTAATATTGTTCCCAATAGCACCGGCGCTGCAAAAGCAATAGGATTGGTGCTCCCAGAATTAAAGGGAAAGTTAGACGGCACCGCACAGCGCGTACCAACCATTACCGGCTCTCTCACTGAGCTTACTACTGTTTTAAATAAGAAAACTACTATACAGGAAGTGAACGCTGCCATGAAGGCATCTTCAAATGAATCATTCGGTTACACCGAGGATGAAATTGTAAGCAGCGACGTAATCGGTATCACCTACGGATCTCTATTCGATGGCACTCAAACCAAGGTGATGTCGATGGGAGAGAAGCAGCTGGTTAAAACAGTGTCCTGGTACGACAATGAAATGAGCTACGTTTCACAATTGGTGCGTACGGTTCACTATTTTGCCACACTGATTGAAAAGGAAGCTTTTCAGGCTGAGCGGGCTTAA
- a CDS encoding M28 family peptidase: MISKGIAQDLPQHYALTITANDLKDRLSVIASVEMDGRETGTAGQRRAADYIANSFKSIGLLSAGSTIGYFQEYPLFTDTMVSSSIGIGRKKYYYGNDFHAAVRTNQSKTILAQRVIFAGYGISDSAYDDYKNLAVTGSIVVIAYGEPKIGANYLVSGDETASGWSFRTMSEKKEAALKKGAAGIFFIDPLGSPDPDAANTEKKSSLYFRHEYTSASTINSAFISRQMVADLFGKQAADTLLSRMKRGAPFSQHDYRSVSKKILFDFQKNTFTMTAASNVLGMVEGSDKKDEYIFVTAHYDHLGDKGNGKIYYGADDDGSGVSAVLEIAQAFEKAKEDGYGPRRSIVFMTVSGEEKGLWGSEFYTSHPVFPLQQTDIDLNIDMVGRIDPKREAADSLNYVYVIGDDKISSQLRPLLDSVNNSHSNINIDRKFNGNDPERFYYRSDHYNFAKNGVPVMFFFNGTHADYHQTTDTVNKINFDLMEKRTRLIFYTAWEIANRQSSIVRDITLK, encoded by the coding sequence ATGATATCTAAAGGAATAGCCCAGGATCTTCCTCAACACTATGCACTCACCATTACTGCAAATGATCTAAAAGACCGTCTCTCCGTTATCGCAAGTGTCGAAATGGATGGAAGAGAAACGGGCACAGCAGGGCAGCGTAGAGCTGCAGATTATATTGCCAATTCTTTTAAATCTATAGGTCTTCTTTCTGCCGGCAGCACGATAGGTTATTTCCAGGAGTATCCGCTTTTTACCGATACCATGGTCTCTTCTTCAATAGGTATCGGAAGAAAAAAATACTATTATGGCAACGACTTTCATGCTGCGGTTCGCACGAACCAGAGTAAAACCATTCTTGCCCAAAGAGTCATCTTCGCCGGGTATGGCATCAGCGATTCAGCATACGATGATTACAAAAATCTTGCTGTAACAGGAAGCATAGTTGTTATTGCTTATGGCGAACCTAAAATCGGTGCGAATTACCTGGTCAGCGGAGACGAGACAGCTTCCGGCTGGTCGTTCAGAACGATGTCAGAGAAAAAAGAGGCAGCATTAAAAAAGGGAGCAGCGGGAATTTTTTTCATAGATCCGCTTGGATCGCCAGATCCGGATGCAGCAAATACCGAAAAAAAATCAAGCCTCTATTTCAGGCATGAATACACAAGCGCTTCAACGATTAACTCAGCCTTTATCAGCAGGCAAATGGTGGCAGACCTTTTTGGCAAACAAGCTGCGGATACCTTACTCTCCAGGATGAAACGCGGCGCGCCATTCAGCCAGCACGATTATAGAAGTGTCAGTAAAAAAATTTTATTTGATTTTCAAAAAAATACATTTACAATGACTGCCGCGAGCAATGTTTTAGGGATGGTGGAGGGAAGCGATAAGAAAGATGAATACATTTTTGTTACCGCTCACTACGATCACCTGGGCGATAAAGGAAACGGGAAGATCTACTACGGCGCAGATGACGATGGGTCGGGAGTAAGTGCCGTGCTTGAGATTGCACAGGCATTTGAAAAAGCAAAAGAAGATGGATACGGCCCGCGCAGATCCATTGTTTTTATGACCGTTTCGGGAGAAGAAAAAGGATTATGGGGCTCAGAATTTTATACCTCACACCCGGTGTTCCCATTACAACAAACTGATATTGATCTCAATATCGATATGGTGGGAAGGATTGATCCAAAAAGGGAAGCTGCAGATTCTCTCAACTACGTTTATGTTATTGGTGATGATAAGATCAGCTCTCAATTGAGGCCTCTTTTAGACTCAGTAAATAACAGCCATTCAAACATAAATATTGACCGAAAATTCAATGGAAATGATCCGGAACGATTCTATTACAGGAGCGACCACTACAACTTTGCAAAAAATGGCGTGCCTGTAATGTTTTTCTTTAACGGCACCCATGCTGACTACCATCAAACAACAGACACCGTTAACAAAATAAATTTCGACCTGATGGAAAAACGGACGAGATTAATTTTCTACACAGCCTGGGAAATTGCTAACCGGCAAAGTTCTATTGTGCGGGATATTACATTAAAATAG
- a CDS encoding MFS transporter: MDNVSPSVSKGALPTLVTVFFFWGFVAASNGIFIPFCKSHFNLNQFQSQLIDTSFYGAYFFGSLLLYLFSAFAGIDLLNRIGFKHGIIYGLLMSVVGAIALAFISISPGATFAMILLCFFIIALGFSLQQTSAQPFAIALGNPATGAHRLNLAGGINSLGTLLGPLAVSYVLFGDMKDAGVATIQSIQTLYLILGGLFFAVAMFFLTSKKLPSIKNNEHVEKSRKATSLLLAIAVPTIMLLFLNQMFSDDNRVYLVAGSLVIIIGLLFFAYSSAQKNKEGWGAMQFPQLVLGMVAIFVYVGMEVTIQSNMGALLRKPEFGGLDAKYISQFISLYWGSLMIGRWTGAVAVFDLKRSTKRLLTVVVPLVAFALILFVNVIRGNEVKNLFVYIICIAVLIGAFYYANERPAKMLLTVAFLGTIAMLIGLLTTGTLGTFAFISGGLCCSVMWPCIFSLGVTGLGKYTSQGSAFLIMMILGGAIIPPVQGVICDFDRTNPNGIMGISYTHFSYIVPFICFAYMIWHANKTRAILKSQGLDYDQQLSGGH; encoded by the coding sequence ATGGATAACGTTTCACCGTCTGTTAGTAAGGGTGCATTACCTACTTTGGTTACTGTATTTTTTTTCTGGGGATTCGTTGCAGCGTCAAATGGCATTTTTATTCCCTTCTGCAAATCGCACTTTAACTTAAATCAATTTCAATCGCAGCTTATTGATACCTCTTTTTATGGTGCCTATTTTTTCGGATCACTGCTTTTGTACTTGTTCTCCGCTTTTGCAGGGATTGATCTGCTAAATCGAATTGGATTTAAGCATGGGATAATTTACGGCCTGCTTATGTCGGTAGTCGGCGCCATTGCGCTTGCCTTTATTTCGATTTCACCAGGTGCTACTTTTGCAATGATCCTGCTCTGCTTCTTTATTATAGCACTAGGCTTCTCTTTACAGCAAACTTCTGCACAGCCGTTTGCAATTGCATTAGGAAATCCCGCTACAGGTGCTCACCGCCTCAATCTTGCAGGAGGAATAAACTCGCTGGGTACTTTACTGGGGCCATTAGCAGTAAGCTATGTCCTTTTTGGCGATATGAAAGATGCAGGCGTTGCCACCATCCAATCCATTCAGACACTGTACCTGATTTTAGGAGGTTTATTTTTTGCGGTGGCAATGTTTTTTCTAACTTCAAAAAAATTGCCCTCCATAAAAAATAATGAGCACGTTGAAAAAAGCAGAAAGGCGACTTCGTTATTACTGGCCATAGCAGTGCCTACCATCATGCTCTTATTCCTCAACCAGATGTTCAGTGATGATAACAGAGTTTACCTGGTAGCCGGTTCTTTGGTGATTATAATTGGTTTATTATTTTTTGCATACAGCTCCGCACAAAAAAACAAGGAAGGATGGGGAGCTATGCAGTTTCCTCAATTGGTGCTGGGCATGGTGGCAATATTTGTATATGTGGGAATGGAAGTAACTATACAAAGTAACATGGGCGCTTTATTGAGAAAACCTGAGTTTGGTGGCCTGGATGCAAAATATATCTCCCAATTTATTTCATTGTACTGGGGCAGTTTAATGATAGGAAGATGGACGGGCGCTGTAGCGGTATTTGATTTGAAGAGATCAACTAAAAGACTTCTTACCGTGGTAGTGCCACTCGTAGCCTTTGCCTTAATTCTTTTTGTAAATGTTATTCGTGGCAATGAAGTGAAAAATCTCTTTGTATATATTATCTGCATTGCAGTATTGATCGGGGCGTTTTATTATGCGAATGAAAGGCCGGCTAAAATGTTACTTACGGTTGCATTTCTAGGCACTATTGCAATGTTAATCGGTTTGTTAACCACGGGAACTCTGGGCACCTTTGCCTTTATAAGCGGTGGACTTTGCTGCTCGGTAATGTGGCCTTGCATATTTTCATTAGGAGTTACAGGGTTGGGCAAATACACCAGCCAGGGCTCAGCTTTTCTTATTATGATGATTCTAGGTGGTGCTATTATACCACCGGTACAGGGGGTAATTTGCGATTTCGATAGAACCAACCCGAATGGGATAATGGGTATTTCTTATACGCATTTCTCGTATATAGTACCATTCATTTGCTTTGCATATATGATTTGGCACGCTAACAAAACAAGAGCAATTTTAAAGTCACAGGGTCTCGATTACGACCAGCAACTGAGTGGTGGTCATTGA
- a CDS encoding DUF748 domain-containing protein has product MARKMNYSELMLRLFRKIKNRFLRYALIIFLILFIFVAVVIIFISPIAKYIIEKYSEKYVGRKIEMSWLYVNPFSGYVNAHDLRVYEKKSPQIFIKTNNLSLNITVRKLFAKTYELSALTFDQLWINVIQDSTVFNFSDLIKTDSTKPSAPLHYCIRNINIKNSEFHYNELSIPVKYYITKVNISCPSLDWNVDTTHVEYNFISGIGSGSVKGFADYNMKSSVYNLHTLVSRFDLKIMEQYLKDFSKYGNISAFLDADIHAKGSVRSKLDLLANGKFAISDFHFGKNISDDYVSFASLSMNIDSLNPADKKYFFSSLKLDSPFIKYEKYDYLDNFARMFGAKGANIQEAKAVHPQTNIIFLIADYLKELAANIVNSQYRVDQFSITNAHLRYADYSLLEKFSLTANPIEIKATNISTRNKRMFLTMQSKLNPFGNVDVKFDVNPNDFGDFHLNYSVTDLPLPLFNPYTITYSSYPFDKGTIELLGKWNVVNKQINSDNHLLIINPTRADKVKNEGTKHIPMPIVLFLVRNLHRKIDITLPITGDLNNPKYHWRDVIWDVIANIFLKPPAFPYTSSVEKQKKDKEDFIMMEWKPMQTALNDDQKGQLRKISRYMFFHPNSHLTISPKYFEEKEKEAMLFFESKKKFYAAQNNIKQAALSIDDSVAITKLSIKDSSFVRYLDRLTNHSGLEFTVQGKCMKLIGAGVVNKKYAAILVNRKKTIMDFFDNKKTSDRITFNHGIITIPPSGFTNYIFQYKGDEPEAIKK; this is encoded by the coding sequence ATGGCACGGAAAATGAATTATAGCGAACTTATGCTGCGTCTTTTCAGGAAAATAAAAAATCGTTTTTTAAGGTATGCATTAATTATATTTTTAATACTATTTATTTTTGTCGCGGTAGTTATCATTTTTATTTCTCCCATTGCCAAATATATAATTGAAAAATACAGCGAAAAATATGTAGGCCGCAAAATTGAAATGAGCTGGCTGTATGTAAACCCCTTTAGCGGGTATGTGAATGCACATGATCTACGGGTGTATGAGAAAAAAAGTCCGCAGATTTTTATTAAAACAAATAATCTTTCCTTAAACATTACCGTAAGAAAGCTTTTTGCAAAGACTTATGAACTCTCCGCTTTAACCTTCGACCAACTATGGATTAATGTAATCCAGGATTCCACGGTGTTTAATTTTTCTGATCTTATTAAAACAGATTCCACAAAACCATCAGCCCCGTTACATTACTGCATTCGGAACATAAATATTAAGAACAGTGAATTCCACTATAATGAGCTTTCCATTCCTGTTAAATATTACATTACCAAAGTGAATATATCCTGCCCCTCTCTTGACTGGAATGTGGACACCACTCATGTAGAATATAATTTTATTTCTGGTATAGGCAGCGGCTCTGTAAAAGGGTTTGCAGACTATAATATGAAGAGCAGTGTTTACAATCTGCACACTTTGGTTTCCAGGTTTGATCTGAAAATAATGGAACAGTACCTGAAAGATTTTTCAAAATATGGGAATATTTCCGCCTTCTTAGATGCAGATATCCATGCTAAAGGAAGCGTTCGAAGCAAGTTGGATTTATTGGCTAATGGAAAATTTGCCATCAGCGATTTTCATTTTGGGAAAAATATAAGCGATGATTACGTTTCGTTTGCCTCACTTTCAATGAACATCGATTCTCTAAATCCGGCTGATAAAAAATATTTCTTCAGTTCGTTGAAACTCGACAGCCCATTTATCAAATATGAAAAGTATGACTACCTCGATAATTTTGCGCGTATGTTCGGTGCCAAAGGAGCAAACATCCAGGAAGCGAAAGCTGTGCATCCGCAAACAAACATTATATTCCTGATAGCTGATTACCTGAAAGAGCTTGCAGCGAATATCGTGAACAGCCAATACCGTGTAGATCAGTTCAGCATAACCAATGCACATTTGCGCTATGCCGATTACTCCCTCCTGGAAAAATTTTCACTTACTGCAAACCCAATCGAAATAAAAGCAACCAACATAAGCACTCGGAATAAGAGGATGTTTTTGACAATGCAATCCAAACTGAATCCCTTTGGAAATGTAGATGTAAAGTTCGATGTGAATCCGAATGACTTCGGAGATTTTCATCTTAATTACAGCGTTACCGATCTTCCGCTGCCTCTTTTTAATCCATACACTATTACTTATTCCTCATATCCTTTCGATAAAGGCACTATAGAATTACTCGGAAAATGGAACGTGGTGAACAAGCAAATCAACAGCGATAACCACCTGCTGATCATAAACCCTACTCGTGCCGATAAGGTAAAAAATGAAGGTACCAAACATATTCCAATGCCGATCGTACTTTTCCTTGTCAGGAATTTACACCGGAAAATAGATATTACACTTCCGATCACCGGCGATCTGAACAATCCTAAATACCATTGGCGTGATGTGATCTGGGATGTAATTGCAAATATCTTTCTTAAACCTCCTGCTTTTCCATACACATCATCCGTAGAAAAGCAAAAGAAAGATAAAGAGGATTTTATTATGATGGAATGGAAGCCAATGCAGACAGCATTAAATGACGATCAGAAAGGTCAATTGCGGAAGATATCACGGTATATGTTTTTCCATCCTAATTCACATCTTACCATATCGCCGAAATATTTTGAGGAAAAGGAGAAAGAAGCAATGTTATTTTTTGAATCAAAGAAAAAATTTTATGCTGCCCAAAACAATATAAAACAGGCGGCACTGTCAATAGATGATTCAGTGGCCATAACTAAATTATCTATTAAAGATTCCTCATTCGTTCGTTACCTGGACCGCCTGACTAACCACAGTGGGCTGGAATTTACCGTTCAGGGGAAATGCATGAAATTAATTGGAGCAGGTGTAGTTAATAAAAAATATGCTGCTATACTGGTCAACCGGAAGAAAACGATTATGGACTTTTTCGATAATAAAAAAACCTCTGACCGCATTACGTTTAACCATGGCATTATCACAATTCCGCCTTCCGGATTTACCAATTATATATTTCAATACAAAGGGGATGAACCCGAGGCAATTAAAAAATAA
- a CDS encoding response regulator transcription factor: MQLTKATILLVEDDKNLASVIRDFLGLSGLNVTVCDDGKSALDKFINEKFDLCILDVMLPKMDGYALAEQIRQINQEVPILFLTSKSGKEDRIKGFKTGGDDFITKPFNIEELVLRIEVFLKRSKSAHSKEKLFRFGACVFDYLNYELTVKKKKLKLTEKESEVLKTLCSSMNQLVKRNDLLLRVWGSDDYFLGRSLDVFISKLRKYLSSDPQVEIENHHGVGFRLISRI; this comes from the coding sequence ATGCAATTGACCAAAGCAACTATTTTATTAGTGGAAGACGATAAAAACCTCGCATCGGTGATTCGTGATTTTCTTGGATTATCCGGCTTAAATGTAACAGTGTGTGACGACGGAAAATCTGCATTGGATAAATTTATCAATGAAAAGTTTGATCTATGCATCCTTGATGTGATGCTCCCAAAGATGGATGGATATGCATTGGCAGAACAAATAAGGCAGATAAATCAGGAAGTTCCTATTTTGTTTCTCACTTCAAAGTCCGGAAAGGAAGATCGCATTAAAGGATTTAAAACCGGTGGAGATGATTTTATAACCAAACCTTTTAATATTGAAGAGCTTGTTTTACGTATTGAAGTGTTCTTAAAAAGGAGTAAAAGTGCCCATTCTAAAGAAAAGCTTTTTCGTTTTGGAGCATGTGTCTTTGACTATTTGAATTATGAATTAACTGTTAAAAAGAAAAAATTAAAGCTTACGGAGAAAGAGTCTGAAGTTCTGAAAACACTTTGTTCAAGTATGAACCAGCTTGTGAAGCGCAACGATCTGCTCCTTAGAGTCTGGGGTAGCGATGATTATTTCCTCGGAAGAAGTCTGGATGTCTTTATTTCCAAGTTAAGAAAATATTTATCTTCAGATCCTCAAGTGGAAATTGAAAACCACCACGGAGTAGGTTTCCGGCTAATTTCAAGAATATAA